The nucleotide window GTGCCCTCGTACATCACCGAGGTGGTGCCGTTCACCAGCGGGCCGAACACGATGTAGCTGTGCCCGGTGATCCAGCCGATGTCGGCCGCGCACCAGTACACCGTGTCCGGTTTGAGGTCGAAGATGTAGTAGTGCGTTGCCGCGGTCCCGGTCAGGTAGCCGGCCGTCGTGTGCACGACGCCCTTCGGTTTGCCGGTGGTCCCGCTGGAGTACATCAGGAACAGCAGGTCCTCGGAATCCATTGCCTCACAAGGACATTGGGCCGGATCTCCCGGCTGGTTGTCGGTCACGTCGTGCCACCAGACGTCGCGGCCCTCGGTCATGGTGACCTCGTTGCCGCCGCGCTTGAGCACGACGCAGGTGCGTACCGACGGTGCCTGTGCCATCGCGGTGTCCGCGGTGGACTTGAGGTCGATGATCTTGCCTCTTCGCCAGGCGCTGTCCTGGGTGATCAAATACTCGCACTGCATGTCGACCAGCCGGCCGGACAACGAGTCCGCGCTGAATCCGCCGAACACCAACGTGAACGGCGCCCCGATCCGTGCCAGGGCGAGCATGGTCACGACCGCCTCGGGCACCATGCCGAGGTAGACCCCGACATGGCTGCCCTTGGCGATCCCCAGCTCGCGGAACCCGTTCGCTGCCTGCACCACCAGACGTTGCAGCTCGGCGTACGTGATCACGCGGCGTTCCCCGACCGGCTCACCTTCCCAGTAGTAGGCGACCTTGTCGCCGTGACCGGACTCGACGTGGCGATCAACGCAGTTGTAGCAGGCGTTCAGCTGCCCGCCGACGTACCACTTCGCGTACGGGAGGTCCCACTCGCGCAGGCTGCTGAATGGTGTCGACCAGCTCAGCCGTTCCCGCCCTTCTCTTTCCCAGAAGGCATCCGGGTCCAGCTGGTAGATGTCGGGCTGGGCGTTCGCGTCCTTGATCAACTTCTCGGGCGGCGGATAGCGGCGGTCCTCGGTGAGCAGCGCATCGATGTTCTGGTTGTTCTGGTCGGGCATGGTGTCTTCCTGTGTGAAAGATGATCTTGGAACGGGATCGGGCACAGCACGAGGGTCAGGTCGCGTGCGCCTCGCGACCGGGCGCTGCGGTTGCGCCGGGGGAGTGCGGATGGTCGGTCCACAACGGTTTGCCCACCGGCAGCACGGTGTGGTCGGTCATGGTTCCGATCACCACGGCCGCCGACGCGTACCAGGCGATCAGCGCATCGAGGATCCCTGCGTAGCCGCCGATCTTGGTGATCAACGCGATGCCGGTGAAGTAGCCGATCGCCAACAGGATCTCGGTGATCTCCAGCACCAGGAAGACACCGAAGACCGCGACGTTGACCCGCAGACTCCAGAACATCATGTACGTGTTGAAGATTGCGAACGCGACCACGTACCAGCCGAGGTCGGTGGTGACATCCCCGGCCGGGATCTTGCCGAACAGATCCAGCAGCACGAAGAACGCCAGACTCATCCAGAACGCGCCGTAACTGCCGAAGGCAGCCGCGCCGAAGGTGTTCCGATTGCGGAATTCCCACATGCCGGCGGTGAACTGGGCGATCCCGCCGTAGAAGAACGCCAGCCCGAGCCAGGTGAGATCGGGTGCCCAGCCGGCGTTGTGCACACTCAGGACGAACGTGGTCAGGGCGAAACCGCCCAGACCCAGGGCGGCCGGATCAGCCGGCGCCGGCAGACGGACCAACGTGCCTTCGGTGTCTGCAGCCATGATGCAAACTTCCCTCCGTGGCTCGGCGCAATCCCTCGCAGCCGTGATCGGGCACGGACTGCACCGAATGTGGACAGCTGGACAGGTGACCTCCCCCCTGCGGCTCGCGTCCGACGGGGGCAATCGGTGGCAGGGGGCGCGGCGCGGAAGTCACCGCAGGGCGTCGATGCCTGTCGCTGTGCTCTCGCAAGACGTGCGAGTGCTCGCTCTTCTCGTTATAGATCGGTCCGGTTGGGTTTGCAACCTCGGCCGACGCGTCGGCGGGCTGTTCACAGCCTCGCTGCGGTGACGATCGACCGGTA belongs to Microlunatus elymi and includes:
- the acs gene encoding acetate--CoA ligase — its product is MPDQNNQNIDALLTEDRRYPPPEKLIKDANAQPDIYQLDPDAFWEREGRERLSWSTPFSSLREWDLPYAKWYVGGQLNACYNCVDRHVESGHGDKVAYYWEGEPVGERRVITYAELQRLVVQAANGFRELGIAKGSHVGVYLGMVPEAVVTMLALARIGAPFTLVFGGFSADSLSGRLVDMQCEYLITQDSAWRRGKIIDLKSTADTAMAQAPSVRTCVVLKRGGNEVTMTEGRDVWWHDVTDNQPGDPAQCPCEAMDSEDLLFLMYSSGTTGKPKGVVHTTAGYLTGTAATHYYIFDLKPDTVYWCAADIGWITGHSYIVFGPLVNGTTSVMYEGTPDFPDKDRWWDIVERYRVSVLYTAPTAVRSHMKWGPEYAERHDLSSLRLLGSVGEPINPEAWIWYRDHIGGGKTPVVDTWWQTETGMVLITPLPGVSTLKPGSASRPFPGIRAAVVDENGTEIEPGTTAGYLVIKNPWPAMLRGLYHDDDRYRQVYWSKFPGVYLAGDGCRVDADGDYWLMGRIDDVMNVSGHRLSTIEIESALVDHPEVAEAAVTSRQDALTGQAVVAYVTLKGGAEGSQQKATELRDHVAKVIGAIAKPANIVFTPELPKTRSGKIMRRLLRDVAENRELGDTTTLADPSVVQEIQTRAEAMTSTE
- a CDS encoding acetate uptake transporter; protein product: MAADTEGTLVRLPAPADPAALGLGGFALTTFVLSVHNAGWAPDLTWLGLAFFYGGIAQFTAGMWEFRNRNTFGAAAFGSYGAFWMSLAFFVLLDLFGKIPAGDVTTDLGWYVVAFAIFNTYMMFWSLRVNVAVFGVFLVLEITEILLAIGYFTGIALITKIGGYAGILDALIAWYASAAVVIGTMTDHTVLPVGKPLWTDHPHSPGATAAPGREAHAT